The nucleotide window CTAAAAATACAGCTTTGAACTAAATGGACTATGGTGCTTCTCTCTCTGGATTCCTCATCTTTCCAGAGCAGCAGGTCGGCATCCCAACCCCTGGCAGCATTCACACACCACACACAGACGTACACCACGCGCACACatccttttcctcttctcctctttcaGCCCACAGGTTGCTGAATTGTGGCCATGTCCAAAGAGGCGGGTCCTTCCCGGAAAGACAGCAAAAACAGGTGCTGACTTCGGCCTTTTAACAGAAGAGTTTCAGGAAGCAATTCTGACAGTAGGGCTTGTCGTTCTGCTCCTTGAAGGTTCCTTTGTTGAGCTGCTTGAGGCAGAAGGCACAGACGAAGTGTTCCGGGTGAAATTTCTTGGCCATTGCAGTAATGCAGCGACCTGTGATGGGCTTCTGGCACCCAGAGCACAGTGAACCACGGCGCTCGTGGTAATGCACCTCACAGTAAGGCTGCCCGTCATGTTCGAAGAAGCTGCCATTAACGAAGGGAGTGAAACATTCCTATTGGAGAAAAGAAGCCATAATcagcaaaggggggaaaaggggaaaaggacaACACTCGTAGCAAAGAGAGGCTCCATCTGGGTCTCCCAGGATACCCtatgcactacaccatgccaaCTTGCTGATTTTGGCAGTGTAGCCCTTACAGCCCCACCACTTAAACATCCAGATAGGATGACAGATCTTCTGAGAAATCGCAAGCAGCACCTGGGTCTCCCCAGAGCCATTCTTtcgttacacccccccccccaaaaaaaagatgcACATGATTACTGCTGTCCATTTTGAACACCTGTTTGACAGGCAGAAGAGAGGGGAAATGAGATACCTGGTCTATATCCATCTCTGCTTTcccac belongs to Sphaerodactylus townsendi isolate TG3544 unplaced genomic scaffold, MPM_Stown_v2.3 scaffold_1677, whole genome shotgun sequence and includes:
- the LOC125424987 gene encoding paxillin; amino-acid sequence: MFAPKCGGCARAILENYISALNTLWHPECFVCRECFTPFVNGSFFEHDGQPYCEVHYHERRGSLCSGCQKPITGRCITAMAKKFHPEHFVCAFCLKQLNKGTFKEQNDKPYCQNCFLKLFC